TGGTGTTCATCTTATTGCAAATTATTTATCGCCCTATACTTGTATTAAAAGAAACAATCACTGCACTTTCTCAAGGTAATGGCGATTTAACACAGCGACTTAAGGTAAATTCAACTGATGACTTAGGTCAAATTGCAGATGGTGTTAATCGGTTTATAGAAAGCTTGCAATCAATGATATTAGAAATAAAAGAGGCAACAACAGCACTAAATGGCAATGTCTCTAAGCTGAAAGACCAATCAGAGCATAATACCGTTATATTAAATGGCCATGTTCAAGAAACTGAGCAAGTGGTAACGGCTATTGAAGAAATGAATGCTACTGCGGGCTCTATGGCAAGCGATATTGCCAATGTCGCTCTACTAACAGATAACGCCAACAGCGCAGGTCGTGAATCGATGAAAACAGTAAGCCAAGCACAAGGGACTATTGCAGAGTTGGTTACTGACGTTGATAACTCGGTAGAAAGTGTGAGTGAAATGAGTAGTAAAACCGATGGCATAAATTCGATTTTGAGTGTTATTGGTGGCATTGCCGATCAAACCAATTTATTAGCACTTAACGCGGCTATTGAGGCCGCTCGCGCTGGTGAACAAGGTCGTGGTTTTGCCGTTGTTGCCGATGAAGTGCGTAACCTTGCAAGCCGAACCAAGTCAAGTACCGATGAGATTGAAAGTGCACTTTCTAGCCTATTAAAAGGTAATCAAACGGTTGTTGATTCAATGAGTGTCACCAAAGAGCGTTGTCAAAAAGCGGCGACAGGTGCAGGTGAAGTATCAATAAGTTTAGATGAAATGACAGGTATTGTGTCTGAGATTAATAATTTAAGTACACAAGTTGCCACTGCAGCTGAAGAACAAAGCAATGTCACCCATGAGGTCAGTAAAAATATGACCGCAATTAACGAGATTGTCGGCGAGCTAGATAACAACGGTAAACAAGCGTTTGCTGAGCTCAATAGTATTGATGATATCAACCAGCAGTTAACTGAGATTATCAGCAAATTTAAAGTGTAGTTTGTACCTACATTTACTGAAAAACCACAAAAAAACCGTAGTACTTAAAAAGTAATACGGTTTTCTTCTTTAAAGCTCAACTAGGTTCAATCGTTGCCGTCAGTTATTTTTTAACCCATTGCCCTTCAGCATTTTGAATTAAATGTCCTGGCTGAGTTTTAGCCATAGACTTTTCGCCCGCTAGCTTAGTAACTTGCTGCATAGTGATTTTATTTTTTCGCGCCAAGTTAAGGTAAATATCTTTACGTTTTTTATTGACCATATCTACCAAGTCGCTAACTTCAGTGCTTGCCACTACCACACCTAGATAACCATTAGACATTTCACCAACAAGCCCTTGCTGTTTGGCTTGATCGAGAGTAACTGCCCAAGCTGAAAATGCTATGGAAGAGGCAATTAACACTAGGCTCACTTTTCTAATTAAGTGCTTGATTGAGTGTTTTATTAATTTATTCATTATTGCTCCTAAAAGATATCACTATCGTCACTGAAAATATCATCGAGTTCTTTATCGACTTTGACTCGAATCTCATGATCAATCTTAAGATTCAAGTTAATCGTGATTGGCTCTTTAGCACTTACTTCAACTCGATGAGTGCAGGCAGTAAATAAAAATACAGCTAGCAGTGGTGCCAGTATTTTAACCATAAATGTTCCTTAATTGTTTAGTTCTTTTTTGTATATACCCATGTTACCTCAAAATTCAGGATTCAGCTGAAATTAGAAACGCTTTTAGGCAAGGCATAGATTGAAGATAATAGTATTCTATTATTTAAATCAATAACGTGGCATAAAGCGTTTCTAAACCAGCCCTACGGGGATCCCTGATAAAGTCATGCTCATCGTTGTATCCGTTTTTAAGGGAATAACCATTAATAAAAAGATACGCCTTGATCATGAACTTATCTGGTATCCTGAAACTCGACTTTTGAAGTATCATGGGTATAACCCTTTGATAATTTTGCTTTCAAAATCCTCGGTAATATTGAGTGATTCAATTAAGCCTAATAAATCATAGCTAAGATTTAAATTCAAATTTACATCATTGTCCAAATCAGGATTTCGGCCCCTAATGGCTGTATCTAATAACATATAGCCGTCATCCGCCATCGAAACTTCTGATGAGAGATGATGGTAGTGCAAGTTTTCCAAGGCGCTAAACGCCAGCTTTAATTCAGTGCTACTGGCTTTTAGTTCTTCAACCGCGGGGTTATTATAAACTTGGATAATACCGTCACCGACATTTTTTATGCTACCGCCTTTGATGAGAAAGTTTTCACCATCATATTGAATGGGTAACTGCCCTGAGACTTTTCCTGTCACGACTATACCTTGCTTTTTATCTAACTCGAGTAGTTTTTCTAAATCTATTTTAGTTAGTGCTACTTTCACTGGCAGATCTTTCCTAAAAGGCCACTGAACTTGTGGTATATCAAAACGTCCACCTAATAAGTGTCCGCGAATATTATGTGCTAATAATTTCAGTCTATCTTGTGAAAAGTCGATATAAGTTCTTGTTGAAAAATTATTAATGGGTGTCGCCGTTTCTATCTTGGCAATGGTCAGATTAGATGACGTTTTAGTCTGGTCTGGTCTCGATTTTATCTCACCATTTTGTAACTGCAGCTTTTGTTGCCAGTTAAGCTCTTGTAGCCAAGTACCATCAACTTCCCCAGTAACATCTTGTACCGTTAGTGTGAGTATCATTGGATTAGCTAATAGGTCATCACTATTTTTTAACTGTCCGCTTAAGTGATAGTCGATATTGCCATCAATAAGCTTCAACTCAACAGGTAGTTTCAACTTCAAAGCTAATAAATCAGTAAGCAACACATCTTGTGCCGACACAATCACACTCGGATGACGTAAATCCCCCATTAAGATAGCGGTCGCTATGGGTACATCATCGGCAATCACTTTAGTATTTATCGTTATCTCTTCAATATTTCCACTGAGCTTTGTAGTTAACTCAAGTTCATCAACTTTCAATATATTAGGATAATTTAGCTGTTTTATCTGACTGTTAATATCTAATGCAAACGTCACTGATTCACTATTTTTAGACTGAGGTTGATTGTCATTTTTAGCAATCGACACTTTACCTTGCCAATGACTGATTAACGATTTTATATTCGGTTGAGCATTGGGGGTTGATTGTTGAGATTTCCTTATCGGTTCAATAACTGACTTATTTGACGGTAAGCTGAGCTGAGCTAATTCGATTGCCGTGCCTTGGGCAAGTGTTAGCTGCCAAATATCACTGTACTGCACAATTTCCCCTATGACACTTACCTTTACTGGCTGTCTGCTATAAGGCTGTAATTGAGCAATGCTTGCTGCTCCTGTCAGTGATAATTTTGCTTTTTGTAAGTTAGTTGTTATTGCTGGATCATCATTAAAATTAAAGAGTACATCGTTTAACGAGAGTTTTATTGGCCCATATAAATTTCTACTAACAATATCAAGGCTATCGCTGGCTATAGATTGCTGGGCAAAGTCAATTGTTAGCGAACCCAATGACTGAACTGTTAAGGAATTTATAGCATTGTCTGTGAGCACGTTTATTATCTGCTGGTCCACTGTTTGCGCTGTGAGTTGCTCAAGTAACTTTTCTGCATTAAAAACTAACTGTATGTTATTACGCTGGTAATCTTTATGAGTAAAGTCAAATTGTAGGGTTTCTCCCACTAAAGCTGTTTGCCACGACAATGTTGTCTCTAGCTCAATCGGCCCTAATGAAGAAAAACCTTGTGATGCCTCGAAAGAAAAATCAGTCATTTGATTGGTCAGAGCCAAGGTTTGCTGTTGCCAATCAAGTTGGCTATTAAGTTTCCC
The DNA window shown above is from Colwellia psychrerythraea 34H and carries:
- a CDS encoding methyl-accepting chemotaxis protein, translated to MVQFGFKNLLLITITVLVGLSVSLTSYFSYIKEEKTLTALIIKENSEFVRKQAELIEQQLNEKALGLARIAKLYDDQGEEAGTEYFVKLTKTIAYSMNLNSSAIGFESGVGYWNQTSNTWPEHIFSGDVRDESYYQLARRSSGTATSEPYFGSMTYWVSIVHKIKNGMISVDMKLDFLNELVENSAEIPGAVALIFNQDTTVLASTSKTVKNKKLATSYPWFKEAALNAVSHERGIYTYQLDGVDKLLFAHQIKIADKYWYYTLGLDTEVAYASLSKAKQSAIISSIAATLISVILVFILLQIIYRPILVLKETITALSQGNGDLTQRLKVNSTDDLGQIADGVNRFIESLQSMILEIKEATTALNGNVSKLKDQSEHNTVILNGHVQETEQVVTAIEEMNATAGSMASDIANVALLTDNANSAGRESMKTVSQAQGTIAELVTDVDNSVESVSEMSSKTDGINSILSVIGGIADQTNLLALNAAIEAARAGEQGRGFAVVADEVRNLASRTKSSTDEIESALSSLLKGNQTVVDSMSVTKERCQKAATGAGEVSISLDEMTGIVSEINNLSTQVATAAEEQSNVTHEVSKNMTAINEIVGELDNNGKQAFAELNSIDDINQQLTEIISKFKV
- a CDS encoding YdbL family protein, with the translated sequence MNKLIKHSIKHLIRKVSLVLIASSIAFSAWAVTLDQAKQQGLVGEMSNGYLGVVVASTEVSDLVDMVNKKRKDIYLNLARKNKITMQQVTKLAGEKSMAKTQPGHLIQNAEGQWVKK
- a CDS encoding YnbE family lipoprotein gives rise to the protein MVKILAPLLAVFLFTACTHRVEVSAKEPITINLNLKIDHEIRVKVDKELDDIFSDDSDIF
- a CDS encoding intermembrane phospholipid transport protein YdbH family protein, whose translation is MRLFKFTLAISLVFVITLSAVFYSRSSVVTAIVNNYLTEHNSELTCIDFEVNNNFDLLITRICIDSPYAEIELIGSLVEWRFEPSKLDVDNIADAISAINIDVATVRAKGDFQFPENPTSSNVKFSELPTLIRKKINDLALISIPVEIDIKTFSYQPFTNKKTNKQTHQKANKNHTYQGQFSANAQQLAFSLANQKNESVLALALTKNGDEIRASLATDLAKLRPFLVRHQRALPLSLSTLLLDDSWIAAGKLNSQLDWQQQTLALTNQMTDFSFEASQGFSSLGPIELETTLSWQTALVGETLQFDFTHKDYQRNNIQLVFNAEKLLEQLTAQTVDQQIINVLTDNAINSLTVQSLGSLTIDFAQQSIASDSLDIVSRNLYGPIKLSLNDVLFNFNDDPAITTNLQKAKLSLTGAASIAQLQPYSRQPVKVSVIGEIVQYSDIWQLTLAQGTAIELAQLSLPSNKSVIEPIRKSQQSTPNAQPNIKSLISHWQGKVSIAKNDNQPQSKNSESVTFALDINSQIKQLNYPNILKVDELELTTKLSGNIEEITINTKVIADDVPIATAILMGDLRHPSVIVSAQDVLLTDLLALKLKLPVELKLIDGNIDYHLSGQLKNSDDLLANPMILTLTVQDVTGEVDGTWLQELNWQQKLQLQNGEIKSRPDQTKTSSNLTIAKIETATPINNFSTRTYIDFSQDRLKLLAHNIRGHLLGGRFDIPQVQWPFRKDLPVKVALTKIDLEKLLELDKKQGIVVTGKVSGQLPIQYDGENFLIKGGSIKNVGDGIIQVYNNPAVEELKASSTELKLAFSALENLHYHHLSSEVSMADDGYMLLDTAIRGRNPDLDNDVNLNLNLSYDLLGLIESLNITEDFESKIIKGLYP